A segment of the Coffea arabica cultivar ET-39 chromosome 8c, Coffea Arabica ET-39 HiFi, whole genome shotgun sequence genome:
GTGTGTTTGTTTTATCTgcgatttttatttttgtttgtgatTTAGTTTGGAAATGAGCAGTTGGGCGTTTCTTGCAGTCAAGGGCTTAGCTTTGCATTCTGACATATCTTGAACACTTTTTGGTTGTCAAGAAAACACCTTTATACCAGTTTTGAAGTTGATTTCTTTATGTTTTTTTGAATTAAGTGTAGCTTTTGCAGAGATGAATTTTCCCTCTTATAACTGGGAACCATCAGTTTTAATAGGAAAAAGGACACGTTTCCCCAGCTTCAGCTTGATTTACAAAATGAATGGGGGATATTGGTTATCTAGCATTATCTCTTTACTTTTCTGGAGTCCCTGACTTCTTAAAACAAACCCCTTTTCTGGTGCAATTAAGACTCATTCTTATTTTCTTGGTATGGCGATGAAGACTTGTGTTGGATCTAGTTCACAAAGTTTGATGCTTTATGAGTCTGTTTGCGGTGGCCTGGCTAATGTCAGTTCAGTTCATTATGTTTCGTTTAATGGATCTCAGTTTTGTTGAAGGTTACAGTTATCTTATGATGGTATTAGTTTGCCTTGTCTTCTAGATTCTGCTGCTGAACTTGTTAAATTTATATTGTATGTTGAGCTTGTACATGTGCGAAATGGAACTTTATTGCATTAGGATTCCATGCCTCTAGGGTGTTTGTGCGATAGATTTCACTGTCTTATCCATTATTTGGTTTGAGTGTTAAGGTTCCTGAGTTCAAAATTCATGGTTGTTTATCTTTTATATGGGTAGTTCATGTTGGATGTTTGAAGAGGTTCACAAGATAGCAATTTAGTTGACATCTGTGTTGTACATGTGACACGGAGAAGAGGATCAAAAGTTTTTGTTTTGAATGGATGGTGTTCATCCTCGTCGATCTCTGATGAGGCTATTTTTTAGTGCACAATACTTTTTCATATTTGGAAGTTTGTtatgttcatctggaatgattTATGTACTTTGAAACTGCTAAGATCCTTAATCAATGGCAGAAGAAATTGTACCCGTGCCCTTGGCTTGGTAGCACATCATTATAAGGTTTTCAGTGCCCCTTTTGATACTGTTCCAATCACAAATATTTAAGAATTTTAAACTGAAGTCAGATAAATAGCTGTCTAAAAGGATGCTTGCTTCGTGGAATTTAGTATAGAATGATTTTTGGGACTTGAGAAAACTTATGCACTGGTTGACATAAATAAATATTCCTTTCTCATGTTCAATGCTTGAGCTGTTTTCGTGCTTTTTAAAGCTAATGTGTGACAGTTAAGATAGTTTGCCCCATTTCAGAACTAGAGGTGACAATTTTCAAGTTTGTGCATTCTGAAATTCATACCATCTCTCAGGTCTTGGGAACTGTTATGTTAGATATACGGCCCTCTGATTGATTGATTTAGGATGTAGTCATTCCATGATGTGAATCATTATGCAATCAATGTTTGTTCTTTACACAAAATTACTGAATCTACGGATCATTTTCTGGTATttacataattatatatcccagtgtaatttcattaaaaataatcaaataaggaATTTACCTTGTGGACTTGCAATTAGCAACTAAGTACAGATGTACAGCAAGAGCTTGTGTTGAGTAACATATATTCTTAatatccttaaaaaaaaaaaaaagaaatttccaCTTTTAGGTCACGTAAAGCTGCATTTCCATGGGAGAACCTGAAACTATAGTTTGTACTGTCAAAGCATTTTGTACCAAATATATACTGttaaaattattttcatatttGCAGTTTTGCATGTATGGAGTTGTGAAGCAACATCAGATAAGCATACTACTTAAGGATTGATGCTTTTGTGATGTTGGGTGGATTCTTTAAGAGGTTGTATCAGTAGTAGCTAATTATTGTTTGGAAGATCCTTACAAGCTTTTCACAGCAGAAAGCATAAGTGGAAAAGTTGTATGTTGTAACAAAGGTTTTGACCCGTTTGCTTGAGAGATGGATATTGCACAGAATGCTAATATATCTGGTGGGAATCTCTCTCTGATAACATCTATTGATCAAAACGATCAAGGTAGAAGCCATCATGATATTATGATGCGCCGTCTAAAAAATAGAGAACGGCAACGTAGATATAGAGCTCGGAAACGTCTTGCAGCTGAGAGAATGCTGACATCCCATCCAGTGCAGTACCTGGAAGCCGATACAAAGAAGGCACCTGCCTCTATGCCACTGCCCAAAGAGATCAAGCGGAGGCGGCGGAGGAAGAAGGAAAGTAGCATGGATCAATTTACTGCAACTCAAATAGAAATGCCTTTGCATTACACTGAAGCTGATTCAAAGAAGGGACCCACCTCCCTTCCCCTGCCCAAAGAGATTAAGCGGAGGCGACGGAGGAAGAAGGAAATTACCATGGATCAATTTATGCCGGTGCATGTACAAATGCCTTTGAGTGACACTCCTCAAGAGTTTGCAACTCGGGTACACAGCCGAAGAGATTGGAAAAGAGATGCGAGAAGGGCCCACGCATTGAAAGAGCAAGAAGTTAGAATTCATGGCCCTGTTATTCCGGTGGTAACATCTGTTAGTGCAAGCCAAGTCCAGTCTTTTGCTTCTGCCTTCTATCCTCATTCAGACAAAGAATGTCAGACACGTGGGGCTAGAGTTGACAATGAAGCACAAAAGGTGGTGCCTAGCCGAAGACACTGGAAAGAAGAGGCCAGAAATAGGAAAAGTCAAAATGCTTAACAAGAAATCAGCTGTGGGGTGGGTTTGGGTGTTGTGAATACTCtagttctgtttcttttttgcTGAGAGTAGTATTAGGATATCttctggcttttttttttttttttttttttttgtaatatctAACTTGTCCTTGTAGTGAAGTTTTTCGTGATCAAGATTTGTGTGTAAACTGTTCTCTACCTCTTCTGTCTTTTACAAGTTTATGGTGAAGTTATGTTAATCTGTTATCTGCTGGACTTTTGGTCAGTAGCTGTACAGAACCTGAAGTTGACGGTTGCCTTTAATGGCTGATAGTGCGTGTAGAGTATATTTAGGATTGGTCGAGTTTTATCCTGACCACTTTCTACAAAACCCAACGACATATCTCATCTATTCATCTCCAGAAACTCAATTACAGATTCTGTCAGCGCAAGTTCCTGTTCCTGTACTTGAGGGATATAGCAACTGATCCGTCAACTGATCCCTTGACAGTTGCCTAAAATTGTTAAATTCATTGCAAGCTGTCCTCTTGAATAATCGAAAGCAGCGACTGAATATGGTTTATCAGTTTATCTGGCATAAGTAGCATTTGGTGCTATTCCAGCAATCGCGTTTATATATTACAATACAATCAGGTTATGGTcttcaaaatggaaaacagaTCCTAAGAAAGAAGAATATACCCAAAAGGAAAAGTTCTTGATAGGAATTTGCTATTTCTGCACAGAAGGTGTTAATTGACACGGTAGCAAATCTATAGTTCTATGCCTCCACTGCTACCTTTTTAATCCACTTATTGCATGTTATAGAAACACGAAAGTTGCTTTCATACATCTTCTACATCAATTGTTGACACCCCATGGTTTTCTATGGCTTCAATGCATATAGCAGTTCAATATTTTGATTGAATAACCGCGGACAGGTTCAGTTCATTCTTGTTTGAAAACACGATTTGCAAGTTGAAACACACGAGCAACGTTGGATGACATGGTTCCCCAGTCTG
Coding sequences within it:
- the LOC113705603 gene encoding uncharacterized protein, with amino-acid sequence MDIAQNANISGGNLSLITSIDQNDQGRSHHDIMMRRLKNRERQRRYRARKRLAAERMLTSHPVQYLEADTKKAPASMPLPKEIKRRRRRKKESSMDQFTATQIEMPLHYTEADSKKGPTSLPLPKEIKRRRRRKKEITMDQFMPVHVQMPLSDTPQEFATRVHSRRDWKRDARRAHALKEQEVRIHGPVIPVVTSVSASQVQSFASAFYPHSDKECQTRGARVDNEAQKVVPSRRHWKEEARNRKSQNA